One Tunturibacter gelidoferens genomic region harbors:
- a CDS encoding class I SAM-dependent methyltransferase — protein sequence MLRWIDASPEMEEVPGPDNKPGGGMGYDYLDELVSGVFQFEEPGAEDVRREAEMVFYQPTPVRHIFNLMGLTALDETDVLVDLGSGLGHVPLLVSACTGAGGIGIELEARYAQRARECAQRLNLNKVTFLEEDARVADLSIGTVFYLYTPFVGSILSDVLKRLRREAATRRIRVCTYGPCTSVVAEERWLEAAAAPETDRIALFCSRD from the coding sequence TTGCTTCGGTGGATCGATGCCTCACCGGAGATGGAAGAGGTGCCCGGGCCGGACAATAAGCCCGGCGGCGGTATGGGCTATGACTACCTGGATGAGCTGGTCAGTGGAGTGTTTCAGTTTGAAGAGCCTGGGGCTGAGGATGTTCGACGGGAGGCCGAGATGGTGTTTTATCAGCCGACCCCTGTGCGCCATATCTTCAATCTTATGGGCTTGACTGCGCTCGATGAAACCGATGTTCTTGTCGATCTTGGCTCCGGGTTGGGCCATGTTCCGTTGCTGGTCTCTGCGTGCACCGGCGCTGGCGGCATAGGGATCGAGTTGGAGGCGAGATACGCACAACGTGCGCGGGAGTGTGCACAGAGGCTGAATCTGAATAAGGTTACGTTTCTTGAGGAGGATGCGCGGGTGGCGGATCTGTCCATCGGCACGGTGTTCTATCTTTACACTCCGTTTGTGGGGTCTATCCTGAGCGACGTGCTCAAGCGCCTGAGGCGTGAGGCGGCTACTCGCCGAATCCGAGTCTGCACGTATGGCCCTTGTACGTCTGTTGTCGCTGAAGAGCGCTGGCTTGAGGCCGCTGCGGCGCCAGAGACGGATCGGATCGCACTCTTTTGTTCTCGCGATTGA
- a CDS encoding PP2C family protein-serine/threonine phosphatase, with protein sequence MYVGDPQLTASQVLRTFHHDELYLFLGAAFTAVGLVSIAFAFLGRKFDAMLFWLALFAIFYGQRLWLHLGLLTLIIPPSHFFDDLRAIGNYLVPIPAFFYFEAAGFLGRSGRKIAIVLTSVFLGLAVATMLFGQRPAFQLTNNLVVIASLLALIIQSLTQKQTDRDFVIARRGIIVFVIFALFDNIGGALGYRWFIEPLGFTFFLATLGYVAAKRGLHRDQQFNALQKELEIARRIQTSILPPAYPQSPHFHVAARYVPMTAVAGDFYDFLVADQTQAGLLIADVSGHGVPAALIASMVKLAATSQRANAADPALLLAGMNSVLCGNTQEQFVTAAYVYLDAESSTLRYSAAAHPPMLLLRDGDVIELTENGLMLAAFSFATYTTAEYPLEPRDRLLLYTDGILEATNAQGEEFGSSRLHTLLKEAANLSAEEAAASILSSIELWSSKSQNDDLTLLVCDYLCANTPSPGAYLADPAEALA encoded by the coding sequence ATGTACGTAGGCGACCCTCAGCTGACGGCCAGTCAGGTCCTGCGGACCTTTCATCACGACGAGCTCTACCTCTTCCTGGGAGCCGCATTCACTGCCGTCGGGCTCGTCTCGATAGCATTCGCCTTCCTCGGTCGCAAGTTCGACGCCATGCTCTTCTGGCTCGCTCTCTTCGCCATCTTCTACGGTCAAAGGCTTTGGCTCCACTTGGGGCTTCTCACCCTCATCATCCCACCCTCGCACTTCTTCGATGACCTTCGCGCCATAGGGAATTACCTGGTGCCAATTCCCGCCTTCTTCTACTTTGAGGCGGCAGGCTTTCTGGGCCGCTCAGGCCGCAAGATCGCCATCGTTCTCACCTCCGTGTTCCTGGGTCTCGCCGTCGCAACGATGTTGTTCGGTCAACGGCCCGCCTTTCAGCTGACAAACAACCTGGTCGTCATCGCCAGTCTGCTCGCACTCATCATCCAATCGCTCACCCAGAAACAGACAGACAGAGACTTCGTCATCGCTCGCCGAGGCATCATCGTCTTCGTCATCTTCGCACTCTTCGATAACATCGGCGGCGCCCTCGGATACCGTTGGTTCATAGAGCCCTTAGGCTTTACCTTCTTCCTTGCAACCCTCGGCTATGTCGCCGCAAAGCGCGGCCTCCATCGCGATCAACAGTTCAACGCCCTCCAAAAGGAACTCGAGATCGCACGCCGCATCCAAACCTCGATTCTGCCGCCAGCCTACCCTCAATCCCCCCACTTCCACGTAGCCGCCCGCTACGTCCCCATGACGGCCGTCGCTGGAGACTTCTACGACTTCCTCGTCGCCGATCAAACCCAGGCAGGCCTCCTCATCGCCGACGTCTCCGGGCACGGCGTTCCCGCCGCATTAATCGCCTCCATGGTCAAGCTCGCCGCCACCTCTCAGCGCGCCAACGCAGCCGATCCCGCACTCCTCCTCGCCGGAATGAACTCCGTCCTCTGCGGCAACACGCAGGAGCAGTTCGTCACCGCCGCCTACGTCTATCTCGACGCCGAATCCTCCACCCTCCGATACTCCGCCGCAGCCCATCCCCCCATGTTGCTTCTGCGCGACGGAGACGTAATCGAACTCACCGAAAACGGCCTCATGCTCGCAGCCTTTTCCTTCGCCACCTACACCACCGCCGAGTACCCCCTCGAGCCCCGCGACCGCCTGCTCCTCTATACCGACGGCATCCTCGAAGCCACCAACGCCCAGGGAGAAGAGTTCGGATCAAGCCGCCTCCACACTCTCCTCAAGGAAGCCGCGAACCTAAGCGCTGAAGAAGCAGCCGCCAGCATCCTCTCCTCCATCGAGCTCTGGTCATCCAAGTCCCAGAACGACGACCTCACCCTCCTCGTCTGCGACTATCTCTGCGCAAACACTCCCTCCCCAGGCGCGTATCTTGCCGACCCAGCTGAAGCTCTCGCCTGA
- a CDS encoding acyl carrier protein, translating into MNDIATRCIDIIAKSKSIPADSISLANTFDELNIDSLDKINISFEVEEAFNIEIPDEALSTLRTVGDMVEGVAKLTTAPAHITTP; encoded by the coding sequence ATGAACGATATCGCCACACGCTGCATTGACATCATCGCTAAATCTAAAAGCATCCCCGCGGACTCCATCTCTCTCGCCAACACCTTCGACGAGCTCAACATCGACTCCCTCGACAAGATCAACATCTCCTTCGAGGTCGAAGAGGCCTTCAACATCGAGATTCCCGACGAAGCCCTCAGCACCCTCCGCACCGTAGGCGACATGGTCGAGGGCGTCGCCAAACTCACCACCGCCCCCGCCCACATCACCACCCCCTAA
- a CDS encoding type III polyketide synthase: MRIASVGTAYPPHRYSQAQISEALTARWQDRMEEPRLINRLFVNCGVDFRNLVFPLDVYENLSGFGPTNDAWIVAAVELGEKAIDTALSRVGLTPVDISAIFFASVTGIASPTIDARLINRMPFPTSIKRTPIFGLGCVAGAAGISRASDYVRAFPNQYALLLSVELCSLTWQDNDQSIANLISCGLFGDGAAAVIIAGSETALAKRTCVTCISGPKILDTRSTFYRHTEHIMGWDIGDMGFKIVLSPDVPKVVNEHLRGNVESFLTDNGLTLDDISSYIFHSGGPKVLEAMETTLNLPDNALEPSWRSLREVGNLSAASVLAVLEDVLVNAPGKPGTYSILAAMGPAFCSELVLLQW; encoded by the coding sequence ATGCGCATTGCATCTGTCGGCACAGCCTATCCACCTCATCGCTACTCCCAGGCACAAATCTCAGAAGCACTCACGGCGCGCTGGCAGGATCGCATGGAAGAGCCCAGGCTCATCAACCGGCTCTTCGTCAACTGCGGTGTCGACTTCCGCAATCTCGTATTCCCTTTGGATGTCTATGAGAACCTCTCCGGCTTCGGCCCCACCAACGACGCCTGGATCGTCGCCGCCGTCGAACTCGGCGAGAAAGCCATCGACACCGCCCTCTCCCGCGTAGGCCTCACCCCAGTCGACATCTCCGCTATCTTCTTCGCCTCCGTCACCGGCATCGCGAGTCCCACCATCGACGCGCGCCTCATCAACCGCATGCCCTTCCCCACCAGCATCAAGCGCACGCCTATCTTCGGCCTTGGCTGCGTCGCCGGTGCCGCAGGCATCTCCCGCGCCTCCGACTACGTTCGCGCCTTCCCCAATCAATACGCTCTGCTCCTCTCCGTCGAACTCTGCTCCCTCACCTGGCAGGACAACGACCAGTCCATCGCCAACCTCATCTCCTGCGGTCTCTTCGGCGACGGCGCCGCCGCCGTCATCATCGCAGGCTCCGAGACCGCGCTCGCCAAGCGCACCTGCGTCACCTGCATCTCAGGCCCCAAAATCCTCGACACGCGCTCTACCTTCTATCGCCACACCGAGCACATCATGGGCTGGGACATCGGCGACATGGGCTTCAAGATCGTTCTCTCCCCCGACGTCCCCAAGGTCGTCAACGAGCATCTTCGCGGGAACGTTGAATCGTTTTTGACCGACAACGGTCTAACCCTCGATGACATTTCGAGCTACATCTTCCACTCCGGCGGCCCCAAAGTTCTCGAAGCCATGGAAACCACCCTCAACCTCCCCGACAACGCCCTCGAACCTTCATGGCGCAGCCTGCGTGAGGTCGGCAATCTCTCCGCAGCGTCGGTCCTCGCCGTCCTCGAAGACGTTCTCGTCAACGCCCCCGGCAAACCCGGCACCTACAGCATCCTCGCTGCCATGGGCCCAGCCTTCTGTTCGGAGCTTGTTCTCCTCCAGTGGTAA
- a CDS encoding PEP-CTERM sorting domain-containing protein: MQLFSKLSALGVVFVVATTFASADTLSLGSYGQDAGSGGNNNSALAVIAPPSYAYNDGLPDFTAPVDPLIGTQYLQITNSSVWSLPIGDSSWVSYAQTSPESSPFVNTPNGNYFFTSTFDIETKDPSDYSGAISVLADDTAIVFLNGQILNVPTGSSYPHCSNGTPTCTGSGTLIYLPSSDFVSGVNTLTFQVVQAGGADFGVDFDGTVSSVPEPSSLLLLGTGLIGSAAALMRRMRA; this comes from the coding sequence ATGCAATTATTTTCGAAACTCTCTGCCTTGGGAGTGGTGTTCGTGGTTGCAACTACGTTCGCCTCTGCCGATACTCTCTCTTTGGGAAGCTACGGTCAGGATGCCGGTAGTGGGGGCAACAATAACTCGGCTTTAGCGGTGATCGCGCCGCCGAGCTATGCGTATAACGATGGACTACCTGACTTCACAGCACCGGTAGATCCGTTGATTGGTACACAATATCTTCAGATTACCAATAGCTCGGTGTGGAGTCTGCCGATCGGTGATTCGAGCTGGGTGTCGTACGCGCAGACCAGTCCGGAGTCGAGTCCTTTCGTCAACACACCGAATGGCAATTATTTCTTCACCAGCACGTTTGATATCGAGACCAAAGATCCATCCGATTACAGTGGTGCGATCTCCGTCCTGGCAGACGACACTGCGATTGTGTTTTTGAACGGGCAGATATTGAACGTCCCGACGGGGTCATCTTATCCGCATTGCTCAAACGGAACGCCGACCTGCACAGGCTCTGGCACGTTGATCTACCTTCCTTCGAGTGATTTTGTGAGTGGGGTCAATACGCTGACGTTCCAGGTCGTTCAGGCTGGAGGAGCGGACTTTGGAGTCGACTTCGACGGGACAGTCTCGTCTGTTCCTGAGCCCAGCTCGCTTTTGCTTCTTGGGACGGGCTTGATTGGCTCTGCAGCTGCGCTGATGCGGCGGATGCGCGCGTAA
- a CDS encoding SDR family oxidoreductase: MARYLITGIAGFIGSSLAHALVEQGHDVRGIDNLSTGDLDNLADIRHSIDFQEMDLQDAAGMRSACEGVDFILHQGALASVPRSVKDPLTSHESNINGTLNLLIAARDAKVRRIVYAASSSAYGDQPTQPKQEDMLPRPLSPYAVQKLTCEYYIQSFYRAYGLEGVCLRYFNIFGPRQAADSPYSGVIAQFTFKMMEGITPTILGDGLTSRDFNYVDNAVSANLLACLAPSEVATGRVFNIGTGRSHTLNEVYATIAEHLGFTAQPIYGPPRAGDIQHSLADITRATQELGYQPKAHFHEGLKKTVAWYLEEKQKKEVTAIRV, from the coding sequence ATGGCCCGTTATCTCATCACCGGAATCGCAGGCTTCATCGGCTCATCCCTGGCCCACGCTCTCGTCGAGCAGGGACACGACGTACGCGGCATCGACAATCTCTCCACAGGAGACCTCGACAACCTCGCCGACATCCGCCACTCCATCGACTTCCAGGAGATGGACCTCCAGGACGCCGCCGGCATGAGATCCGCCTGCGAAGGCGTTGACTTCATCCTCCATCAGGGAGCCCTCGCCTCGGTCCCACGCTCCGTCAAAGATCCCCTCACCTCGCACGAGTCCAACATCAACGGGACCCTGAACCTCCTCATCGCCGCGCGCGACGCCAAGGTTCGCCGCATCGTCTACGCGGCCTCATCTTCAGCCTATGGCGACCAGCCCACCCAGCCCAAGCAGGAAGACATGCTCCCCCGGCCGCTCTCGCCCTACGCCGTCCAGAAGCTCACCTGCGAGTACTACATCCAATCCTTTTACCGAGCCTACGGCCTCGAAGGCGTCTGCCTGCGCTACTTCAACATCTTCGGCCCGCGCCAGGCAGCCGACTCGCCCTACTCCGGCGTCATCGCCCAGTTCACCTTCAAGATGATGGAGGGCATCACCCCCACCATCCTCGGCGACGGCCTCACCAGCCGCGACTTCAACTACGTCGACAACGCCGTCAGCGCCAACCTCCTCGCATGCCTCGCGCCCAGCGAAGTCGCCACAGGCCGCGTCTTCAACATCGGCACCGGCAGAAGCCACACGCTCAACGAGGTCTACGCCACCATCGCCGAACATCTCGGCTTCACCGCCCAGCCAATCTACGGTCCCCCCAGGGCGGGCGACATCCAGCACTCCCTGGCCGACATCACCCGCGCCACCCAGGAACTCGGCTATCAGCCGAAAGCTCACTTCCACGAGGGCCTGAAGAAGACCGTGGCCTGGTACCTCGAAGAGAAGCAGAAGAAGGAAGTCACGGCTATCAGAGTCTGA
- a CDS encoding nucleotide sugar dehydrogenase yields MSTQSQVVLPKIAQVRMARLENRTAKIGVIGLGYVGLPLSLLLSEAGFKVTGFDIDTKKVTDLEAGRSYIFRIPAEEIQSARKQGFKATADFAGLSDQDAIIMCVPTPLTEHREPDLSYVENTAKAAAPWLQEGQLVVLESTTYPGTTEDLMIPILEAENRNGLKVQSQGAVAEHGVFYVAFSPEREDPGNTTVARHNIPKVVGGHEEIATELAAVMYEGIFTRSVRVSSTRAAEMTKLLENIYRCVNIALVNELKVLALKMGMDIWEVIDAAATKPFGFHPFYPGPGLGGHCIPIDPFYLSWKAKEYDFNTRFIELAGEVNEAMPAHVVQYVAKGLNQNKKALNGSRILMLGMAYKKDIDDLRESPSLTVIELLREQGAEVQYNDPYFPTVGRGRHYNLNMTCTPLDDLGQYDCVLIMTDHTDYDYKDIVSKSKLVVDSRNATKGIKSDKIVRC; encoded by the coding sequence ATGTCGACACAGAGCCAGGTTGTTTTACCAAAGATTGCACAAGTGCGCATGGCGCGTCTGGAGAACCGTACCGCGAAGATCGGAGTGATCGGGCTCGGGTATGTAGGGTTGCCGCTGTCCCTGCTTCTGTCAGAGGCGGGTTTCAAGGTGACGGGATTTGATATTGATACAAAAAAAGTTACAGATCTCGAGGCGGGCCGGTCTTACATCTTTCGGATTCCCGCAGAAGAGATTCAGAGCGCGCGGAAACAGGGTTTCAAGGCTACGGCGGACTTCGCTGGCCTCTCTGATCAGGACGCCATCATCATGTGCGTGCCGACGCCGCTGACCGAACATCGCGAGCCGGACCTGAGTTACGTGGAGAATACGGCGAAGGCGGCCGCTCCGTGGTTGCAGGAGGGGCAGCTGGTGGTGCTGGAGAGTACGACGTACCCGGGGACCACGGAGGATCTGATGATTCCGATCCTCGAGGCGGAAAACCGCAACGGGCTGAAGGTGCAGAGCCAGGGAGCGGTGGCCGAGCATGGAGTGTTTTATGTCGCGTTCTCGCCTGAGCGCGAAGATCCGGGCAATACCACCGTGGCGCGGCACAATATTCCGAAGGTCGTGGGCGGCCATGAGGAGATTGCCACGGAGCTGGCGGCGGTGATGTATGAGGGCATTTTTACGCGGTCGGTGAGGGTGTCGTCGACGCGCGCGGCCGAGATGACGAAGCTGCTGGAGAATATCTATCGCTGCGTGAACATTGCTCTTGTCAACGAGCTGAAGGTGCTGGCGCTGAAGATGGGTATGGATATCTGGGAGGTGATCGACGCTGCGGCGACGAAGCCGTTCGGATTTCATCCGTTCTATCCTGGGCCGGGGCTCGGTGGACACTGCATCCCGATCGATCCGTTTTATCTGAGCTGGAAGGCTAAGGAGTACGACTTCAACACGCGCTTCATTGAACTGGCCGGAGAGGTGAATGAAGCGATGCCTGCGCATGTGGTGCAGTATGTTGCGAAGGGGCTGAACCAGAATAAGAAGGCTCTGAACGGGTCACGCATTCTGATGCTGGGGATGGCTTATAAAAAGGACATCGACGATCTTCGGGAGTCACCGTCGTTGACCGTGATCGAGTTGCTGCGGGAGCAGGGCGCTGAGGTGCAGTACAACGATCCTTACTTCCCGACGGTGGGCAGAGGGCGGCACTACAACCTGAATATGACCTGTACGCCACTCGATGATCTGGGGCAGTACGACTGCGTTCTGATCATGACGGACCACACGGACTATGACTACAAGGATATTGTGAGCAAGTCGAAGCTGGTGGTGGACTCGCGGAACGCTACGAAGGGGATCAAGTCGGACAAGATCGTTCGCTGCTAG
- a CDS encoding glycosyltransferase family A protein — protein MATVDIIVPTYNTAKYLPIALDSVLAQTFEDWRILLIDDGSTDNTADIVASYQERLGPKLVYIKQANGGVSAARNNGIRHATAEFLALLDADDVWLPWRLEESLRCFEDRPEVGLAYGLISRIDSEGTVIDTFKGNRRNAQGKIAPYIYMRSVQLPTSSMMFRKACTDKVGVFDETLKQTEDRDLWLRMAFHYEVGFAPRVISLYRTSDDSLTTDSDGMLKAQLQFIEKHYGSPGCGMTARRIALSHIYRQRAEAFGLRQQMQGAVQSSLRALALYPLDLSNVRTAGSFLLRYAGLYR, from the coding sequence ATGGCGACAGTTGACATTATTGTACCGACGTACAACACCGCAAAATATTTGCCGATTGCTCTTGATAGCGTCCTGGCGCAGACCTTCGAAGACTGGAGGATTCTGCTGATCGATGACGGCAGCACGGACAACACTGCCGATATTGTCGCTTCTTACCAGGAGCGATTGGGCCCTAAACTTGTGTACATCAAACAGGCGAATGGCGGGGTGTCTGCGGCGCGGAACAACGGAATACGCCACGCGACTGCGGAGTTTCTGGCGTTGCTGGATGCGGATGATGTGTGGCTGCCCTGGCGTCTGGAAGAGTCGCTGCGATGCTTTGAGGATCGACCGGAGGTTGGACTCGCGTATGGATTGATTTCGCGCATCGATTCAGAAGGCACGGTCATCGATACGTTCAAAGGCAATCGGCGCAATGCCCAGGGAAAGATTGCCCCTTACATCTACATGAGGAGCGTGCAGCTTCCTACTTCGTCGATGATGTTTCGCAAAGCCTGTACGGATAAGGTTGGGGTGTTCGATGAGACCTTGAAGCAGACAGAGGATCGCGATCTCTGGCTCCGGATGGCGTTTCACTATGAGGTTGGATTTGCTCCGAGAGTGATCTCTCTCTACAGAACCTCAGATGACTCGCTGACCACTGATTCCGACGGAATGCTTAAGGCTCAACTGCAATTCATTGAAAAGCACTATGGGTCTCCAGGATGCGGCATGACAGCTCGCAGGATTGCTTTGAGCCATATCTATCGTCAGCGAGCCGAGGCGTTCGGGCTTAGGCAACAGATGCAGGGAGCGGTACAGAGTTCGCTGCGTGCGTTGGCCTTGTATCCGCTTGACCTGAGCAACGTGCGGACTGCAGGGTCGTTTCTACTGCGGTATGCGGGGCTTTACCGATGA
- a CDS encoding FkbM family methyltransferase: MPESRLRQLLKFIRVFGIAAGIRLWFSLLLQTNRKPGLIQLHLPNLPAPIHLREQDLPIFWQILVMKENDFESLPQAQRVRDTYKKILSEGNQPVIVDCGGHIGLSSVWFASRYPEAALYCIEPDKNNFALLQQNTATYPNVTCLNGGVWNKSCHLEIQNPLSGSASFRLQETSAPSDSSSSSVLRAYTVLEVLQRAEKNRLFLVKMDIEGGEAQVFQDSAEWLKLTAVLIIELHDWLMPAQGTSRNFFKRLGENNFDVVLRGENLLLFQVPGRDTTTARHLREEVLVSKS; the protein is encoded by the coding sequence ATGCCTGAATCTCGCCTGCGCCAACTCCTGAAATTCATTCGAGTATTTGGCATCGCAGCGGGCATCCGTCTCTGGTTTTCTCTACTCCTTCAAACGAATCGCAAGCCTGGCCTGATTCAACTTCATCTTCCAAACCTTCCAGCGCCAATCCACCTGCGCGAACAGGACCTCCCGATCTTTTGGCAGATCCTGGTCATGAAAGAGAACGACTTCGAATCGTTACCTCAGGCCCAGCGAGTAAGAGACACCTACAAGAAGATTCTGTCCGAAGGCAATCAGCCCGTCATCGTTGACTGCGGGGGTCACATCGGGCTCTCCTCCGTATGGTTTGCCTCTCGTTATCCGGAGGCTGCGCTCTACTGCATTGAACCCGACAAAAATAACTTCGCCCTCCTCCAGCAAAACACCGCGACATATCCAAACGTAACCTGCCTGAATGGCGGCGTATGGAACAAGTCGTGCCATCTGGAGATTCAGAATCCGCTCTCAGGAAGCGCCTCGTTTCGTCTGCAGGAGACATCGGCCCCTTCAGACTCCTCATCCTCCAGCGTGCTGCGCGCCTACACCGTTCTCGAAGTCCTTCAACGCGCCGAGAAGAACCGCCTCTTCCTGGTAAAAATGGATATCGAGGGAGGCGAAGCACAGGTCTTTCAGGACTCCGCGGAGTGGCTGAAACTCACCGCGGTGCTGATCATCGAACTGCACGACTGGCTCATGCCGGCACAAGGCACCAGCAGAAACTTCTTCAAGCGGCTCGGCGAAAATAACTTCGATGTCGTTCTTCGAGGCGAGAATCTGCTCCTCTTCCAGGTTCCAGGTCGGGACACAACAACAGCCCGGCACCTTCGCGAAGAAGTCCTGGTTTCCAAATCCTGA